One window from the genome of Montipora foliosa isolate CH-2021 chromosome 5, ASM3666993v2, whole genome shotgun sequence encodes:
- the LOC138003317 gene encoding epoxide hydrolase 1-like yields the protein MGCKTFCAVFVVIVSVSIVVFPMLLGRYLYQIPETPRLDEQQWWGRGQLTDHKDDTSINRMYVSLSDEILVDLKERLSKSNFFENLEGVEWEYGIDPGYLKAVVEYWKTDFDWRKQEAFINTYPHYKTKISGIEVHFVHYQAELREGQRELAIMMVHGWPGSFYEFYQVIPKLILASTDEYAFSIICPSIPGYGLSEAPHKPGFDSFAAARVFSKLMNRLGYDSYYLQGGDWGSAITSALAIMNPSQVRGLHLNMFTASIVYSPFDYIKAKFFFAEREQKKIFPIKDYFYKLLAESGYFHLQATRPHSVGLALNDSPAGLAAYLLEKFAMWSGCQTTDTVMCLESCFSKDDLLTNVMIYWVTHSITSSIRLYYEAMHSPNVQRVARIPITVPTGLADFPHELFPLPEPLVHKRFLNIVQFSEMPRGGHFAAFEEPELFANDVIKFVEKVEKQITVKTTEWASKRES from the exons ATGGGCTGCAAGACATTCTGTGctgtttttgttgtaattgtgAGTGTATCTATTGTAGTATTTCCCATGTTACTTGGTCGGTATCTTTATCAAATTCCTGAAACTCCTCGACTGGATGAGCAACAGTGGTGGGGAAGGGGTCAGCTAACTGATCACAAAGACGACACTTCTATAAACCGAATGTACGTGAGTTTGTCCGACGAAATCCTTGTCGATCTCAAGGAGAGGTTGTCTAAATCCAACTTCTTCGAGAATCTTGAAGGCGTCGAATGGGAATATGGCATTGACCCAGGTTACTTGAAGGCTGTAGTTGAGTATTGGAAGACAGACTTTGATTGGCGAAAACAGGAGGCTTTTATAAACACCTATCCCCATTACAAGACTAAAATAAGCGGAATCGAGGTCCATTTTGTGCATTATCAAGCTGAACTCAGAGAAGGCCAGCGAGAACTCGCCATCATGATGGTACACGGCTGGCCAGGATCCTTTTACGAATTCTATCAAGTCATCCCAAAGTTAATATTAGCATCAACAGACGAATATGCATTTTCAATTATCTGCCCTTCCATTCCAGGATATGGTTTGTCAGAAGCGCCTCACAAGCCTGGTTTTGATTCATTTGCTGCAGCAAGGGTTTTTAGCAAACTTATGAATCGCCTTGGTTATGACTCTTATTACCTTCAGGGAGGGGACTGGGGTAGTGCAATAACTAGCGCATTGGCAATTATGAATCCGAG CCAGGTTCGCGGACTTCATCTCAACATGTTCACTGCATCAATCGTATATTCGCCGTTTGATTACATAAAAGCAAAGTTTTTCTTTGCTGAGAGAGAGCAGAAGAAGATTTTCCCAATCAAAGATTATTTTTACAAGTTGTTGGCTGAATCAGGATATTTCCACTTACAAG CAACTCGGCCACACTCTGTGGGCTTAGCTCTCAATGACTCACCTGCTGGTCTTGCGGCATACCTTTTAGAGAAATTTGCTATGTGGAGCGGCTGTCAGACCACTGATACTGTGATGTGTCTGGAATCTTGCTTTTCCAAAGATGATCTGTTAACAAACGTAATGATCTACTGGGTAACTCATTCTATAACCTCTTCAATCAGACTTTATTACGAAGCTATGCACAGTCCAAATGTTCAGAGGGTGGCAAG GATTCCCATCACAGTTCCCACAGGACTTGCTGATTTTCCTCATGAGTTATTCCCGTTGCCTGAACCTTTGGTTCACAAAAGATTTCTTAACATAGTACAGTTTTCTGAGATGCCTCGTGGAGGACATTTTGCTGCCTTTGAGGAGCCAGAGCTGTTTGCCAACGATGTTATCAAGTTTGTTGAGAAGGTTGAAAAGCAAATCACAGTGAAAACAACTGAATGGGCCAGCAAGAGAGAATCTTAG
- the LOC138003318 gene encoding epoxide hydrolase 1-like — translation MGCKTFCAVFVVIVSVSIVVFPMLLGRYLNQIPETPRLDEQQWWGRGQLTDHKDDTSINRMYLSLSDEILVDLKERLSKTNFFENLEGVEWEYGIDPGYMKAVVEYWKTDFDWRKQEAFINTYPHYKTKISGIEVHFVHYQAELREGQRELAIMMVHGWPGSFYEFYQVIPKLISASTDEYAFSIICPSIPGFGLSEEPHKPGFDSFAAARVFSKLMNRLGYDSYYLQGGDWGSAITSALAIMNPSQVRGLHLNVFSRSILYSPFEYIQAKLFFAEREQKKIFPIKDYFYKLLAESGYFHLQATRPHSVGLALNDSPAGLAAYLLEKFAMWSGCQTTDTVMCLESCFSKDDLLTNVMIYWVTHSITSSIRLYYEAMHSPNVQRVARIPITVPTGLADFPHELFPLPEPLVHKRFLNIVQFSEMPRGGHFAAFEEPELFANDVIKFVEKVEKQITVKTTEWASKRES, via the exons ATGGGCTGCAAGACATTCTGTGctgtttttgttgtaattgtaagtGTATCTATTGTAGTATTTCCCATGTTACTTGGTCGGTATCTTAATCAAATTCCTGAAACTCCTCGACTGGATGAGCAACAGTGGTGGGGAAGGGGTCAGCTAACTGATCACAAAGACGACACTTCTATAAACCGAATGTACTTGAGTTTGTCCGACGAAATCCTTGTCGATCTCAAGGAGAGGTTGTCTAAAACCAACTTCTTCGAGAATCTTGAAGGCGTCGAATGGGAATATGGCATTGACCCAGGTTACATGAAGGCTGTAGTTGAGTATTGGAAGACAGACTTTGATTGGCGCAAACAGGAGGCTTTTATAAACACCTATCCCCATTACAAGACTAAAATAAGCGGAATCGAGGTCCATTTTGTGCATTATCAAGCTGAACTCAGAGAAGGCCAGCGAGAACTCGCCATCATGATGGTACACGGCTGGCCAGGATCCTTTTACGAATTCTATCAAGTCATCCCAAAGTTAATATCAGCATCAACAGACGAATATGCATTTTCAATTATCTGCCCTTCCATTCCAGGATTTGGTTTGTCAGAAGAGCCTCACAAACCTGGTTTTGATTCATTTGCTGCAGCAAGGGTTTTTAGCAAACTTATGAATCGCCTTGGTTATGACTCTTATTACCTTCAGGGAGGGGACTGGGGTAGTGCAATAACTAGCGCATTGGCAATTATGAATCCGAG cCAGGTTCGCGGACTTCATCTCAACGTGTTCAGTAGATCAATCCTATATTCGCCATTTGAGTACATACAAGCAAAGTTGTTCTTTGCTGAGAGAGAGCAGAAGAAGATTTTCCCAATCAAAGATTATTTTTACAAGTTGTTGGCTGAATCAGGATATTTCCACTTACAAG CAACTCGGCCACACTCTGTGGGCTTAGCTCTCAATGACTCACCTGCTGGTCTTGCGGCATACCTTTTAGAGAAATTTGCTATGTGGAGCGGCTGTCAGACCACTGATACTGTGATGTGTCTGGAATCTTGCTTTTCCAAAGATGATCTGTTAACAAACGTAATGATCTACTGGGTAACTCATTCTATAACCTCTTCAATCAGACTTTATTACGAAGCTATGCACAGTCCAAATGTTCAGAGGGTGGCAAG GATTCCCATCACAGTTCCCACAGGACTTGCTGATTTTCCTCATGAGTTATTCCCGTTGCCTGAACCTTTGGTTCACAAAAGATTTCTTAACATAGTACAGTTTTCTGAGATGCCTCGTGGAGGACATTTTGCTGCCTTTGAGGAGCCAGAGCTGTTTGCCAACGATGTTATCAAGTTTGTTGAGAAGGTTGAAAAGCAAATCACAGTGAAAACAACTGAATGGGCCAGCAAGAGAGAATCTTAG